In Desulfopila inferna, a single genomic region encodes these proteins:
- a CDS encoding ComF family protein produces the protein MTGKRQLKKWIKALVELLFPPRCYCCGARAISISEGLCCECLAGVLYIVAPICRICGGNFITSQPENHICECCLRHRPPYSMARGIIYYEEPVRSLLHNLKYSYDTAAADPLLKIARSFDFSAFDSCEIFLPVPLHRQRLKRRGFNQALFLAKLLFPGRNDCIFPQILRKRHHTRSQTELDAIGRKQNLRSAFSVEHSEIIINKKICLVDDVYTTGTTVSECAATLMRAGASEVRVLTFARVREFR, from the coding sequence ATGACGGGCAAGAGACAACTCAAGAAATGGATAAAAGCTCTGGTAGAGTTACTCTTCCCGCCGCGCTGCTATTGCTGCGGGGCCAGGGCAATCTCCATATCCGAAGGGCTATGTTGTGAATGCCTGGCCGGTGTCCTCTATATCGTCGCACCGATCTGCCGGATCTGCGGAGGGAATTTTATAACCTCTCAGCCGGAAAATCATATTTGTGAATGCTGTTTGCGTCACAGGCCCCCATATTCCATGGCCAGAGGGATTATTTATTATGAAGAACCGGTGCGCTCGCTTCTGCATAACCTTAAATACTCCTACGACACGGCTGCTGCCGATCCGTTGCTGAAAATCGCGCGAAGCTTTGATTTTTCGGCTTTTGATTCGTGCGAAATATTTCTGCCGGTTCCTCTCCACAGGCAGCGACTGAAAAGGAGGGGCTTCAATCAGGCGCTGTTTCTCGCCAAGCTGTTGTTCCCGGGGAGAAACGACTGTATTTTTCCCCAGATACTCCGCAAAAGACATCACACCCGTTCGCAAACTGAACTTGACGCGATCGGCAGAAAGCAAAATCTAAGGTCGGCTTTTTCCGTAGAACATTCTGAAATAATTATAAATAAGAAGATATGTCTTGTCGATGACGTCTATACAACAGGTACGACCGTGTCGGAATGTGCGGCTACTTTGATGAGGGCCGGCGCATCTGAGGTTAGGGTACTGACGTTTGCCAGGGTAAGAGAATTTAGATAA
- the bamA gene encoding outer membrane protein assembly factor BamA, giving the protein MQLLKKNLILPHREFLASALLLLGLLIASSTVWAAQPQKTLFLPFKVTSLSQSITPAEADRALSKILAEKGYSFLERERAESLLDYGAEWPPDTQTLGEIDSFKNYDILVAGSITEIAGNISLDARLVDLLSPVESKYFSFQGDSKQINALYNDLIRETTAFTSRDEVIASIAPLGNEKIDSGAILKNISTQPGDPYDPAALREDLKSIFRMGYFDDVQIEVSQQQDGKAVVFRIDEKPVISSIIFEGIEEQKEENVKEVVTTREQSILNPTQLNRDSEAIQLLYKSKGFYNTEVTPEVSQPTQDTAEVRFVIDEGEKIYIREISFEGNTTFDDDELEDEIETSTKGWFSWITESGLLDYDKLNQDAGRILNFYGNHGFLEAKIGDPIVNQEEEWLYITFVIEEGTRFRVGEVNLEGDTIADREKLLAMLDIPHETYVSRKVLREDILKITDYYAERGYANANTRPEIKPAETEDTLDITLDIDKGELVYINRISITGNDRTRDNVIRRELEVKEGGIFNAKALRESLQNLQYLDFFEEVNISPEKSFDTSTVDLSVEVKEKSTGMFTIGAGYSSVDDLILMGQIAENNFLGRGDTLALSGNIGGESNKYNLQYKNPRLYDSELSWGIDLFDMEREYDDYTKDSTGGALSFGYPIWEKWRGYGSYSYTDTTLSDVAEDASFIIQNSVDIHITSAVKFTLQRDTRNRRFGASKGSRHSLSLGYAGGPLGGDSEFTKIEGYTSWFFPMFLDTVFHVHGAAGQAFENSDNALPVYERFYLGGLRSIRGFDYGKVSPIDPETGDRIGGDKMWFTNFEYIFPLLAEQGITGVLFYDMGNVLNDDEDWGFDSYKKSVGVGIRWFSPMGPLRLEWGYNLDPEPDEDDSVWDFSIGGVF; this is encoded by the coding sequence ATGCAATTATTGAAGAAAAATTTAATTTTACCGCACCGGGAATTTCTCGCTTCGGCTCTTCTCCTCCTCGGTCTGCTGATTGCTTCATCCACCGTGTGGGCGGCGCAACCGCAGAAGACATTGTTTCTCCCATTCAAAGTCACTTCTCTGTCTCAAAGCATAACCCCAGCCGAGGCCGATAGAGCTTTGTCAAAGATCCTTGCCGAGAAAGGGTATTCTTTTCTCGAGAGAGAGAGGGCTGAATCGTTACTCGACTATGGAGCCGAATGGCCGCCTGATACTCAAACACTCGGAGAGATTGATTCCTTCAAAAACTATGACATTCTGGTAGCCGGCAGTATCACGGAAATAGCCGGAAATATCAGTCTGGACGCCAGGCTGGTCGACCTGCTTTCTCCAGTTGAATCGAAATATTTCTCCTTCCAGGGAGACAGTAAGCAGATAAATGCACTGTATAATGATCTGATCAGGGAAACTACGGCATTTACCTCCAGGGATGAGGTTATCGCTTCCATAGCTCCGCTGGGAAATGAAAAAATCGACTCCGGCGCCATCCTGAAAAATATTTCGACCCAGCCGGGTGATCCATACGATCCTGCCGCCCTCAGGGAGGATCTAAAGTCTATTTTCAGAATGGGATACTTCGATGATGTTCAAATTGAAGTGAGTCAGCAGCAGGATGGCAAGGCCGTGGTTTTCAGAATCGATGAGAAACCGGTGATCAGCTCCATTATTTTCGAAGGAATCGAGGAGCAAAAGGAAGAAAATGTCAAAGAAGTGGTAACCACCAGAGAACAGTCCATCCTCAACCCAACTCAATTGAACAGAGACAGTGAAGCCATTCAGCTTCTCTATAAATCAAAGGGGTTCTATAATACCGAGGTTACTCCCGAAGTAAGTCAGCCTACACAGGACACCGCCGAGGTCCGTTTTGTCATAGATGAAGGAGAGAAAATCTATATCAGGGAAATTTCCTTTGAAGGCAATACCACCTTCGACGACGATGAGCTCGAAGATGAGATAGAAACCAGTACCAAAGGCTGGTTTTCCTGGATTACCGAATCGGGTCTGCTCGACTACGATAAACTTAACCAGGATGCAGGCAGAATTTTAAATTTTTACGGCAACCATGGTTTTCTCGAGGCTAAAATCGGCGACCCCATCGTCAATCAGGAAGAAGAATGGCTGTATATCACCTTTGTCATTGAGGAGGGCACCCGTTTCAGGGTCGGCGAGGTAAATCTGGAAGGTGACACCATCGCTGACAGGGAAAAACTGCTCGCCATGCTCGATATTCCCCATGAAACGTATGTCAGCCGAAAAGTGCTCCGGGAAGATATCCTCAAAATCACCGACTACTATGCCGAAAGAGGATACGCCAACGCCAATACCCGCCCAGAGATCAAACCAGCAGAGACAGAAGATACCCTGGATATAACACTCGATATAGATAAGGGCGAATTGGTCTATATCAACAGGATCTCGATTACCGGAAATGATCGGACCCGTGACAATGTCATTCGCAGGGAACTTGAGGTTAAGGAGGGCGGCATTTTTAATGCCAAGGCCCTGCGCGAGAGCCTGCAAAACCTGCAGTATCTCGATTTTTTTGAAGAAGTCAATATCAGCCCGGAAAAATCATTCGACACCTCAACCGTGGATCTTTCCGTTGAGGTCAAGGAGAAAAGCACCGGAATGTTCACCATAGGCGCCGGTTACAGTTCTGTTGACGACCTCATCCTGATGGGCCAGATAGCTGAAAACAACTTCCTCGGACGTGGTGATACCCTGGCACTTTCCGGTAATATCGGCGGCGAGAGCAATAAGTACAACCTGCAATATAAAAATCCACGACTCTATGACTCCGAACTTTCCTGGGGAATTGACCTTTTCGATATGGAGCGTGAGTATGATGACTATACCAAGGATTCCACGGGAGGCGCGCTCAGTTTCGGCTACCCGATATGGGAAAAATGGAGAGGCTACGGCAGTTACAGTTATACCGATACAACCCTTTCGGATGTCGCCGAAGATGCCTCCTTTATCATTCAGAATTCCGTGGATATCCATATAACCAGCGCGGTCAAATTTACACTGCAGCGAGATACCCGGAACCGCCGATTCGGCGCCAGCAAAGGTTCACGCCACAGCCTGAGCCTGGGCTATGCCGGTGGGCCGCTGGGCGGAGATTCGGAATTCACCAAAATAGAAGGGTATACCTCATGGTTTTTCCCGATGTTCCTGGATACAGTCTTTCATGTCCACGGTGCTGCCGGACAGGCATTTGAAAACTCAGACAACGCACTGCCAGTATATGAGCGCTTCTACCTTGGCGGCCTGCGAAGTATTCGCGGCTTTGACTATGGCAAGGTAAGCCCTATAGATCCTGAAACCGGGGACCGTATCGGCGGTGATAAAATGTGGTTTACCAATTTTGAGTATATCTTCCCTCTGCTTGCCGAACAGGGCATCACCGGCGTACTCTTCTACGATATGGGCAATGTCCTCAATGATGATGAGGACTGGGGGTTTGACAGCTACAAGAAATCCGTCGGTGTAGGGATCAGGTGGTTTTCCCCGATGGGGCCGCTCCGGCTCGAATGGGGCTACAATCTTGATCCCGAGCCCGATGAAGATGATTCGGTCTGGGACTTTTCCATAGGCGGCGTTTTTTAG
- a CDS encoding NAD-dependent epimerase/dehydratase family protein, giving the protein MNTPNPGRKKLGVLIGGSGLIGGTLVHYFKTKMPQAVEIRAPSSKKLSIRSEEDIRSYIDEVQPDFLINTAITNLNSNSRLALEVNYLGALNLAKAAAAQQIPYIHITTAAVLPYGDNLKEHDTLPITADLNNYAKSKLLAEKSLHHLQKTAGLDYSSLRLAIVYGDHDHKIQGFHRLFFSIVEQSMPFLFTSRGVQHSYSNCRKIPYFVHHMLENREEFSGQTYNFVDQDPVELAKLILTIKKSLQLKSPKEIYLPYKVTRSSKKLLSILLRFFAKAGLVARMPQELMFLESFYRNQTLSSEKLRSSSFVDPYPSETIFSLLPDLTSYYLTRWSEQNLIQGYRDELCHNRDYDCVFRETPSQLLDMIHCRSEDTSHTVATPEE; this is encoded by the coding sequence ATGAATACTCCAAATCCCGGCAGAAAAAAATTAGGCGTTCTCATCGGCGGCTCCGGTCTTATCGGCGGTACGCTGGTCCACTATTTCAAAACCAAAATGCCTCAAGCCGTAGAAATCAGGGCACCAAGCAGCAAGAAACTCTCCATCAGGTCAGAAGAGGATATTCGCTCGTACATAGATGAAGTACAGCCCGATTTTCTCATCAACACAGCTATAACCAATTTGAATTCCAACAGCCGACTGGCTCTGGAGGTCAATTATCTTGGAGCCCTCAATCTGGCTAAGGCGGCGGCAGCACAGCAGATACCCTATATACATATCACTACGGCGGCTGTATTGCCATATGGAGATAACCTCAAGGAACATGATACCTTGCCGATAACGGCGGATTTGAATAATTACGCCAAATCGAAACTTCTGGCGGAAAAATCGCTGCACCATCTGCAAAAAACTGCGGGGCTCGATTACTCTTCCCTGCGGCTGGCCATAGTCTATGGCGACCACGATCATAAGATCCAGGGTTTTCACCGGCTTTTTTTCAGCATAGTCGAACAGTCAATGCCCTTTCTCTTTACCTCCAGAGGAGTGCAGCACTCTTACTCCAACTGCCGCAAGATTCCCTACTTTGTACACCATATGCTGGAGAACAGGGAAGAATTTTCCGGACAAACCTATAATTTTGTCGACCAGGACCCGGTCGAACTCGCCAAACTCATTCTGACCATCAAGAAATCCCTGCAGCTGAAATCGCCCAAGGAAATATATTTGCCTTATAAAGTGACACGATCGAGTAAGAAACTGCTCTCTATCCTTTTGCGCTTCTTTGCCAAAGCGGGCCTTGTTGCCAGAATGCCCCAGGAGCTCATGTTTCTAGAGAGTTTTTACAGGAATCAGACTCTTTCTTCTGAAAAACTGCGCAGCTCCAGTTTTGTCGATCCCTACCCATCGGAAACGATTTTCTCTCTTTTACCTGATCTCACCTCCTATTATCTGACACGCTGGAGTGAACAAAATCTTATCCAGGGATATCGCGACGAGCTTTGCCACAACCGGGATTATGACTGCGTCTTCCGCGAAACCCCCTCCCAACTGCTCGATATGATTCATTGCCGTTCCGAAGACACATCCCATACGGTTGCTACGCCGGAAGAATAA